TCGATGCACAGGAAGCCGATCACCACCGACGGAATGGCCAGCAGCAGCAGCGGCGCCGTCACAACCCAGGGCGACTCGTGCGGCTCATGGGCGTGGCCATGGTCGTCATCGTGGTGGTCGTGCTCACCCGGGAACGGCTTGTGGTGGAAGCGTTCCTTGCCATGGAAGACCAGGAAGTACATCCGGAAGCTGTAGAACGCGGTGATGAACACACCGGCGGTCACGGCGAAGGTCGCGAAACCGGCGGCCGGCAGGTTGCTGGCGTGCACGGCCTCGATGATCGAGTCCTTCGAATAGAACCCGGCGAAGAACGGCGTGCCGATCAGGGCCAGGTTGCCCAGCAGCGAGGTGATCCACGTGATGGGCATGCGCTTCCACAGGCCACCCATGTTGCGGATGTCCTGATCGTGGTGCATGCCGATGATGACCGAGCCCGCGCCGAGGAACAGCAGCGCCTTGAAGAAGGCATGCGTCATCAGGTGGAAGACGGCCACGTTGTAGGCGGACACGCCCAGGGCGACGGTCATGTAACCCAGCTGCGACAGCGTGGAGTAAGCCACCACACGCTTGATGTCGTTCTGGATGATGCCCAGAAAGCCCATGAACAGCGCCGTGATCGAGCCGATCACCAGGATGAAGTTCAGGGCGGCGTCCGACAGCTCGAACAGCGGCGACATGCGCGACACCATGAAGATGCCGGCGGTCACCATGGTGGCCGCGTGAATCAGCGCCGAAATCGGGGTCGGGCCTTCCATCGAGTCGGGCAGCCACACGTGCAGCGGGAACTGCGCCGACTTGCCCATCGCACCGATGAACAGGCAGACGCAGATCACGGTGATCAGCGCCCAGTCTGTCTTGGGCAGCGTCATCGAGGTCAGGTCGCCGGCCTTGGCGAACAGCTCGGTGTAGTTCAGCGTGCCGGTGTAGGCCAGCAGCAGGCCGATGCCCAGGATGAAGCCGAAGTCACCCACGCGGTTGACCAGGAAGGCCTTCATGTTGGCGAAAGTCGCCGTCGGCTTCTTGAACCAGAAGCCGATCAGCAGATAGGACACCAGGCCCACCGCTTCCCATCCGAAGAACAGCTGCAGCAGGTTGTTGCTCATCACGAGCATCAACATGGAGAACGTGAACAGCGAGATGTACGAGAAGAAGCGCTGGTAGCCAGGGTCCTCTTCCATGTAGCCGATGGTGTAGATGTGCACCATCAGCGACACGAAGGTCACCACGCACATCATCATCGCCGTGAGGCCGTCGACCATGAAGCCGACTTCCATCTTCAGCGAGCCCAGCGTCATCCACTCATAGACGGTCTGGTTGAAGGTCGCGCCGTCCACGGCCACGGCCTTCAGCGTCATCGCCGAGATGATGAAGGCGATCAGCACCCCGAGGATGGTCAGCAGGTGCGCGCCACGCCGCCCGATCGCCTTGCCGAACAGGCCGGCGGCAATCGAGCCAACCAGCGGCGCCAGGGGCACCGCCAGCAGCGAGTTGAGAGAAAGTTCTGTTGTCATTGTTGTGTCTCTCCCGATCAGCCCTTGAGCGTGTCGAGCTCGTCGACATTGATCGACTGACGGTTGCGGAACAGCACCACCAGAATGGCCAGACCGATGGCCGATTCAGCGGCCGCGACGGTCAGGATGAAGAAGACGAAAACCTGACCATCCATGTTCCCCAGGTAGTGGGAGAACGCGACGAAGTTCATGTTGACGGCCAGCAGCATCAGCTCGATGGCCATCAGCAGCACGATCAGGTTCTTGCGGTTCAGGAAGATCCCGATCACCGACATCGCGAAGAGGATCGCGCCCAGCGACAGGAAGTGCCCGAGGGTGATGGACGTGGTCATGCCTGGCCTCCGGTCTGGTTGCTGGCGTCGGCAGCCGGCGCGTCCACCTGGGGCGCCACCTTGATGATGCGCAGGCGGTCGGCCTTCTTGACGCGGACCTGTTCGGACGGGTTCTGGTAGTGCGAATCCTTGCGACGACGCAGCGTCAGCGCGATGGCAGCCACGATGGCGACCAGCAGGATCACGGCGGCAATCTGAACCGGGAACAGGTAGTTGGTGTAGAGCTCGATGCCCAGCGCCTTGGTGTTGGCCACCTGCGCGACCTCAGGCGGGAAGGGGCGAGCCTGAGGCAGGTCGAAGCCACGGGTCAGCACGAAGGCCATCTCGATGGCAATCAGCGCACCGATGATGCCGGCCACCGGGAAGTGCTTCCAGAACCCCTGACGCAAGGCGTCGACGTTGATGTCGAGCATCATCACGACGAAGAGGAACAGCACCATCACGGCACCGACGTACACGAGCACCAGCGCAATCGCCAGAAACTCGGCCTGCAGCAGCATCCAGACGCACGAAGCGCTGAAGAAGGCCAGCACCAGATGCAGCGCGGCGGAAACGGGGCTCCGGGCGGTGATCACGCGGAAGCCCGCGTAGACCAGCACCAGGGCGAACAGATAGAAAAGTAGGCTGAAGGTGTCCATGGTGGGTCAGCGGTATTTCGCGTCCGCCTCCTTGTTGGCTGCAATGTCCTTTTCGTAGCGATCCCCCACCGCCAGGAGCATGTCCTTGGTGAAGTAGAGGTCGCCGCGCTTTTCGCCGTGGTACTCGAGGATGTGGGTTTCCACGATCGAATCCACAGGGCAGCTTTCTTCGCAGAAACCGCAGAAGATGCACTTGGTCAGATCGATGTCGTAGCGCGTGGTGCGGCGGGTGCCGTCGTCACGCACGTCCGAC
This is a stretch of genomic DNA from Aquabacterium olei. It encodes these proteins:
- the nuoI gene encoding NADH-quinone oxidoreductase subunit NuoI, whose translation is MSATSFKEFVSSFFLIELFKGMALTGRHFLKPSITVQFPEEKTPMSPRFRGLHALRRYENGEERCIACKLCEAICPAMAITIESDVRDDGTRRTTRYDIDLTKCIFCGFCEESCPVDSIVETHILEYHGEKRGDLYFTKDMLLAVGDRYEKDIAANKEADAKYR
- the nuoL gene encoding NADH-quinone oxidoreductase subunit L, yielding MTTELSLNSLLAVPLAPLVGSIAAGLFGKAIGRRGAHLLTILGVLIAFIISAMTLKAVAVDGATFNQTVYEWMTLGSLKMEVGFMVDGLTAMMMCVVTFVSLMVHIYTIGYMEEDPGYQRFFSYISLFTFSMLMLVMSNNLLQLFFGWEAVGLVSYLLIGFWFKKPTATFANMKAFLVNRVGDFGFILGIGLLLAYTGTLNYTELFAKAGDLTSMTLPKTDWALITVICVCLFIGAMGKSAQFPLHVWLPDSMEGPTPISALIHAATMVTAGIFMVSRMSPLFELSDAALNFILVIGSITALFMGFLGIIQNDIKRVVAYSTLSQLGYMTVALGVSAYNVAVFHLMTHAFFKALLFLGAGSVIIGMHHDQDIRNMGGLWKRMPITWITSLLGNLALIGTPFFAGFYSKDSIIEAVHASNLPAAGFATFAVTAGVFITAFYSFRMYFLVFHGKERFHHKPFPGEHDHHDDDHGHAHEPHESPWVVTAPLLLLAIPSVVIGFLCIEPMLFGDFFKGAIFVDAAKHPAMAELAHHFHGATAMALHGFSTLPFWLALGGVVTAYVFYLVAPQIPAMFAKVLRPLIVIGENKYYMDWINENVFAAGARLVGRFFWKVGDVALIDGLAVNGSAKLVGLIGSLVRLFQTGYLYHYALVMILGVFALMTWFVFMQP
- the nuoK gene encoding NADH-quinone oxidoreductase subunit NuoK — encoded protein: MTTSITLGHFLSLGAILFAMSVIGIFLNRKNLIVLLMAIELMLLAVNMNFVAFSHYLGNMDGQVFVFFILTVAAAESAIGLAILVVLFRNRQSINVDELDTLKG
- a CDS encoding NADH-quinone oxidoreductase subunit J → MDTFSLLFYLFALVLVYAGFRVITARSPVSAALHLVLAFFSASCVWMLLQAEFLAIALVLVYVGAVMVLFLFVVMMLDINVDALRQGFWKHFPVAGIIGALIAIEMAFVLTRGFDLPQARPFPPEVAQVANTKALGIELYTNYLFPVQIAAVILLVAIVAAIALTLRRRKDSHYQNPSEQVRVKKADRLRIIKVAPQVDAPAADASNQTGGQA